The Leishmania braziliensis MHOM/BR/75/M2904 complete genome, chromosome 25 genome includes a region encoding these proteins:
- a CDS encoding putative eukaryotic initiation factor 5a has product MSDEDHDFSHQGGGDNASKTYPLAAGALKKGGYVCINGRPCKVIDLSVSKTGKHGHAKVSIVATDIFTGNRLEDQAPSTHNVEVPFVKTYTYSVLDIQANEDPSLPAHLSLMDDEGESREDLDMPPDPALATQIKEQFDSGKEVLVVVVSAMGTEQVLQTKNAAEK; this is encoded by the coding sequence ATGTCTGACGAGGACCACGACTTCTCCCAtcagggcggcggtgacaacGCGTCCAAGACGTACCCCCTGGCTGCTGGTGCCTTGAAGAAGGGTGGATACGTGTGCATCAACGGCCGTCCGTGTAAGGTGATTGATCTGTCCGTGTCCAAGACCGGCAAGCATGGTCATGCTAAGGTGAGCATTGTTGCGACCGACATCTTCACTGGCAACCGCCTCGAGGATCAGGCTCCATCCACGCATAACGTGGAGGTGCCGTTTGTGAAGACCTACACCTACAGCGTGCTGGACATTCAAGCCAACGAGGatccctctcttccagcCCACCTCTCTTTGATGGACGATGAGGGTGAGAGCCGTGAAGACCTTGACATGCCTCCAGATCCAGCCCTGGCGACCCAGATCAAGGAACAGTTTGACTCCGGCAAGGAGGTGCTAGTCGTGGTTGTTTCTGCGATGGGCACtgagcaggtgctgcagacgAAGAATGCCGCGGAGAAGTAG
- the EIF5A1 gene encoding putative eukaryotic initiation factor 5a, giving the protein MSDEDHDFSHQGGGDNASKTYPLAAGALKKGGYVCINGRPCKVIDLSVSKTGKHGHAKVSIVATDIFTGNRLEDQAPSTHNVEVPFVKTYTYSVLDIQANEDPSLPAHLSLMDDEGESREDLDMPPDPALATQIKEQFDSGKEVLVVVVSAMGTEQVLQTKNAAEK; this is encoded by the coding sequence ATGTCTGACGAGGACCACGACTTCTCCCAtcagggcggcggtgacaacGCGTCCAAGACGTACCCCCTGGCTGCTGGTGCCTTGAAGAAGGGTGGATACGTGTGCATCAACGGCCGTCCGTGTAAGGTGATTGATCTGTCCGTGTCCAAGACCGGCAAGCATGGTCATGCTAAGGTGAGCATTGTTGCGACCGACATTTTCACTGGCAACCGCCTCGAGGATCAGGCTCCATCCACGCATAACGTGGAGGTGCCGTTTGTGAAGACCTACACCTACAGCGTGCTGGACATTCAAGCCAACGAGGatccctctcttccagcCCACCTCTCTTTGATGGACGATGAGGGTGAGAGCCGTGAAGACCTTGACATGCCTCCAGATCCAGCCCTGGCGACCCAGATCAAGGAACAGTTTGACTCCGGCAAGGAGGTGCTAGTCGTGGTTGTTTCTGCGATGGGCACtgagcaggtgctgcagacgAAGAATGCCGCGGAGAAGTAG
- a CDS encoding putative eukaryotic initiation factor 5a has protein sequence MSDEDHDFSHQGGGDNASKTYPLAAGALKKGGYVCINGRPCKVIDLSVSKTGKHGHAKVSIVATDIFTGNRLEDQAPSTHNVEVPFVKTYTYSVLDIQANEDPSLPAHLSLMDDEGESREDLDMPPDPALATQIKEQFDSGKEVLVVVVSAMGTEQVLQTKNAAEK, from the coding sequence ATGTCTGACGAGGACCACGACTTCTCCCAtcagggcggcggtgacaacGCGTCCAAGACGTACCCCCTGGCTGCTGGTGCCTTGAAGAAGGGTGGATACGTGTGCATCAACGGCCGTCCGTGTAAGGTGATTGATCTGTCCGTGTCCAAGACCGGCAAGCATGGTCATGCTAAGGTGAGCATTGTTGCGACCGACATCTTCACTGGCAACCGCCTCGAGGATCAGGCTCCATCCACGCATAACGTGGAGGTGCCGTTTGTGAAGACCTACACCTACAGCGTGCTGGACATTCAAGCCAACGAGGatccctctcttccagcCCACCTCTCTTTGATGGACGATGAGGGTGAGAGCCGTGAAGACCTTGACATGCCTCCAGATCCAGCCCTGGCGACCCAGATCAAGGAACAGTTTGACTCCGGCAAGGAGGTGCTAGTCGTGGTTGTTTCTGCGATGGGCACtgagcaggtgctgcagacgAAGAATGCCGCGGAAAAATAA
- a CDS encoding putative DNA repair protein translates to MMSNFAQHPDLTLNERLVWRPAKGKDQVYNYILQKAPTARARCRKCSQLISKGEMRVGVPIRHNAGDNGWISAWQHLGCTRMEKSESENYESTMHGFTELKPEEQEHVVNEINSMEMPDHLKPLDPNDLMHRGKMEQMSPPSALLRHLLPYQKEGMGWMVRQETESPVKGGILADEMGMGKTIQAIGMMLAHRINGPTLVVCPVSSMLQWEAEIKEHVVPGALSVVIVYRTTKVTKEELENADVVLTTYPMLEQAWRALINEIKVPCPYCELLFIPRQLVVHNKYFCGPRARKTLKQAKREKHTAPAAVSSSRGLQSNETIRKGLRTLHVDLGEEEVAEEEVNAFNATTAQPQRKRCRKDAANGTVDPAGEVNGGSISAAKKEKQEESGSKVADGCQSSPEKATFKCSIKVEDATDEVTALAKKGTVAQPAAASRGVVGPIGMYQELMREAGRTVRSRWDAARKDGESSSEDENMAESSEGNDSDASDLSYDSAAAAAEEAAAEEQASKALEAFRCTACHFQLLRYPFCPKNGQHHVIREDLRDIIEKDTGGDDVDLDASIFHSIKWARIILDEAHRIKGRTTSTARSAFALVAEYRWCLTGTPLQNRVGDLYSLLRFLRMRPYAHYYCEREGCSCASLSHPFSSTSLHQCVFCGHGPLQHHSYFNRYILNPINRYGYIGDGRRGMMMLSNDVFSRAMLRRTKVERAADLQLPSLTVEVLHIQLTREERNFYESLYKKSTAEFDTFVHKGTVLHNYAHIFQLLSRLRQALDNPLLVMHGMNVGTVVNVKGVCGICGDGIEGESALKVHPCRHQFHRLCLGQFLESAPDNEFHCSICFVRINVDLRQLRQDAEEDDDEGIGGFAAALPPELEDEVNTEENDDAEGNEDGGLSQVSQHMQNKGRRRTTHTAPTKKEQRSILTRLDPQKPLHGTKLDAIADYIERVPKDEKVVVFSQFGSMLDLMQYWLQRRFIKAVKLCGSLTLTQRQSVLQAFLHDRSVRVILISLKAGGEGLNLQVANHVVLTDPWWNPAVEMQAVQRAHRIGQTRPVHAVRFVTEHSVEERMVDLQEKKMLVFEGTIDGKLQSLNKLTEEDLQFLFTR, encoded by the coding sequence ATGATGTCGAACTTCGCACAACATCCTGATCTTACGCTAAACGAGCGGTTGGTCTGGCGGCCAGCGAAGGGCAAGGACCAGGTCTATAACTACATCCTGCAAAAGGCTCCGACGGCCAGGGCACGATGTCGGAAGTGCTCACAGCTGATCTCAAAGGGAGAGATGCGAGTTGGTGTACCCATTCGTCACAACGCAGGCGATAACGGGTGGATCTCTGCGTGGCAACACCTTGGGTGCACCCGCATGGAGAAGAGTGAGTCGGAGAACTACGAAAGCACCATGCACGGGTTTACAGAATTGAAGCCAGAGGAGCAAGAGCATGTGGTCAATGAGATCAACTCTATGGAAATGCCAGATCACCTTAAGCCGTTGGATCCAAATGATTTGATGCACCGAGGTAAGATGGAGCAAATGTCACCGCCGtccgcactgctgcggcacctgtTGCCTTATCAGAAGGAGGGAATGGGGTGGATGGTGCGCCAGGAGACTGAGTCTCCCGTCAAGGGCGGCATCCTTGCGGACGAAATGGGTATGGGAAAAACTATCCAGGCCATCGGAATGATGCTCGCGCACCGCATCAACGGCCCCACGCTCGTTGTCTGTCCGGTAAGCTCCATGTTGCAATGGGAGGCTGAAATTAAGGAGCACGTGGTCCCTGGAGCTCTCTCGGTTGTCATCGTGTACCGCACCACCAAGGTGacgaaggaggagctggaaaACGCGGATGTTGTTCTTACCACTTATCCAATGCTCGAGCAGGCCTGGCGCGCTCTCATCAACGAGATCAAGGTACCATGTCCCTACTGTGAGCTGCTCTTTATTCCTCGCCAGTTGGTGGTGCACAACAAGTACTTTTGTGGTCCGCGCGCCAGGAAGACACTGAAACAGGCGAAACGTGAAAAGCACACcgcgcctgcagcagtgaGTAGCTCAAGGGGTCTGCAGTCTAACGAGACCATTCGAAAGGGGTTGCGAACACTCCACGTAGATCTCGGTGAAGAAGAGGtagccgaggaggaggtcaaTGCGTTCAATGCTACAACggcacagccgcagcggaaGCGGTGTCGCAAGGACGCAGCTAACGGCACGGTTGATCCGGCTGGGGAGGTCAACGGCGGTAGCATCTCCGCGGCtaaaaaagagaagcaagagGAGTCGGGGAGTAAGGTGGCTGATGGTTGCCAATCATCACCCGAAAAGGCAACTTTCAAGTGTTCCATCAAGGTGGAAGATGCCACTGATGAGGTGACAGCGCTGGCAAAAAAAGGCACTGTGGCCCAGCCAGCTGCGGCTTCACGGGGAGTTGTTGGGCCGATCGGCATGTACCAAGAGCTTATGCGAGAAGCTGGCCGCACCGTGCGCAGTCGCTGGGACGCGGCGAGGAAGGAtggcgagagcagcagcgaagacgAAAACATGGCTGAGTCCAGTGAGGGCAATGACAGCGATGCGTCGGATTTGTCCTACGactctgcggctgcggcggccgagGAAGCTGCGGCGGAAGAGCAAGCTTCTAAAGCCCTGGAGGCGttccgctgcaccgcctgccactttcagctgctgcggtacCCTTTCTGCCCCAAGAATGGCCAGCACCACGTTATCAGGGAGGATCTGCGTGACATCATCGAAAAGGATACCGGCGGCGATGATGTCGACCTTGATGCTTCAATCTTCCACTCCATCAAGTGGGCGCGCATTATCCTGGACGAGGCGCACCGCATCAAAGGCCGAACAACGAGCACGGCCCGCTCTGCCTTCGCCTTGGTGGCCGAGTACCGGTGGTGTCTCACCGGCACCCCACTACAGAACCGTGTTGGTGACTTGTACAGTCTCCTGCGCTTTTTGCGCATGCGACCGTACGCACACTACTATTGCGAAAGGGAGGGCTGCTCGTGTGCCTCGCTCTCGCACccgttctcctccacctcgcttCACCAGTGCGTCTTCTGCGGCCATGGaccactgcagcaccactcCTATTTCAATCGCTATATTCTCAATCCGATCAATCGCTACGGCTACATTGGAGACGGGCGACGCGGTATGATGATGCTGTCGAACGACGTCTTTTCCCGggcgatgctgcgccgcaccaaGGTCGAGCGGGCCGctgacctgcagctgccatCGCTGACGGTCGAGGTGCTCCACATCCAGCTCACGAGGGAGGAGCGTAATTTTTATGAATCCCTGTACAAGAAGAGTACGGCCGAGTTCGACACGTTCGTGCACAAGGGAACGGTGCTGCACAACTATGCACACATTTTCCAGCTGCTTAGTCGCTTGCGTCAAGCCCTCGACAACCCACTGCTTGTGATGCACGGCATGAATGTTGGCACAGTGGTGAACGTCAAGGGTGTTTGCGGCATCTGTGGCGACGGCATCGAAGGTGAGAGTGCTCTGAAGGTACACCCGTGCCGGCACCAGTTTCACCGACTGTGTCTCGGCCAGTTCCTGGAGAGTGCCCCAGACAATGAGTTCCACTGTTCCATCTGCTTTGTGCGAATCAACGTGGatctgcggcagctgcggcaggatgcagaggaggacgatgacgaGGGCATCGGCGGCTTTGCGGCAGCGTTGCCTCCCGAGCTGGAAGATGAGGTTAACACCGAGGAGAACGACGACGCTGAGGGTAATGAAGACGGCGGTCTATCtcaggtgtcgcagcacaTGCAAAATAAGGGAAGGCGGCGCACAACGCACACCGCGCCGACCAAAAAGGAACAGCGCAGCATTCTCACCCGGCTGGACCCGCAGAAGCCGCTGCACGGCACAAAGCTCGACGCCATCGCCGACTACATCGAGAGGGTGCCGAAAGACGAAAAGGTGGTTGTCTTTTCGCAGTTTGGTAGTATGCTGGACTTGATGCAATActggctgcagcgccgcttcatCAAAGCTGTAAAGCTGTGCGGGTCACTGACGctgacgcagcggcagtcaGTGCTGCAGGCCTTTCTCCATGACCGAAGCGTACGTGTCATCCTCATCTCTCTGAAGGCAGGCGGAGAGGGTTTGAACCTGCAGGTAGCCAATCACGTGGTGCTGACCGATCCGTGGTGGAACCCAGCGGTCGAGATGCAGGCCGTGCAGCGAGCGCACCGGATCGGGCAGACCCGCCCGGTCCACGCTGTCCGCTTCGTTACGGAGCATTCAGTAGAGGAGCGCATGGTCGACCTGCAGGAAAAGAAGATGCTCGTGTTCGAGGGTACCATTGACGGCAAGTTGCAGTCGCTCAACAAGCTCACCGAGGAAGATCTGCAGTTCCTCTTTACACGGTAG
- a CDS encoding putative protein phosphatase, with translation MGIPLPKPVMTQLQERYGNAIFRCGSNCVNGYRETMEDAHLTYLTDSWGFFGVFDGHVNDQCSQYLEKAWRSAIENEPIPMTDDRMKELALRIDQEWMDSGREGGSTGTFFVALKEGNKVHLQVGNVGDSRVVACIDGACVPLTEDHKPNNEGERQRIENCSGRVENNRVDGSLAVSRAFGDREYKLGGGGQLEQKVIALADVQHRDFTFNSEDFVLLCCDGVFEGNFPNEEVVAYVKQQLETCNDLAEVAGRVCEEAIERGSRDNISCMIVQFRNGVDYAAEPHSTVVPGPFSAPRNSGFRKAYESMADKGNTTVGALLEKRYDTLRAADALTPEETEELSQFEDGPDAKLTGAERQKWFSNYFQKLCEASTNGPGDQMERLQSLQQQAGIPLSILLSLMGEQTQ, from the coding sequence ATGGGCATTCCACTTCCGAAGCCAGTGATGACGCAGCTCCAGGAGCGCTACGGCAACGCCATCTTCCGCTGCGGATCCAACTGCGTGAATGGGTACCGTGAGACCATGGAGGATGCCCACCTGACGTACTTGACGGATAGCTGGGGTTTCTTCGGCGTCTTTGATGGCCATGTGAACGACCAGTGTTCGCAGTACCTCGAGAAGGcatggcgcagcgccatAGAGAACGAGCCGATACCCATGACTGATGATCGGATGAAGGAACTGGCACTACGGATCGACCAGGAGTGGATGGACTCGGGTCGCGAAggtggcagcaccggcacctTTTTCGTAGCCCTCAAGGAGGGCAACAAGGTGCATCTGCAGGTCGGCAACGTCGGTGACTCGCGTGTGGTGGCCTGCATCGACGGTGCCTGCGTCCCCCTGACGGAGGACCACAAGCCGAATAATGAgggggagcggcagcgcattGAGAACTGCTCAGGGCGTGTGGAGAACAACCGTGTCGATGGCAGCCTAGCCGTCAGTCGTGCTTTTGGCGACCGCGAGTACAAGctaggtggtggtggtcagTTGGAGCAGAAGGTGATCGCCTTAGCCGACGTCCAGCACAGGGATTTCACCTTTAACTCGGAGGACTTTGTGTTGCTCTGCTGCGACGGTGTCTTTGAGGGCAACTTCCCGAatgaggaggtggtggcctacgtgaagcagcagctcgagaCCTGCAACGACCTCGCCGAGGTGGCTGGGCGCGTATGTGAGGAGGCCATCgagcgcggcagccgcgacAACATCTCCTGCATGATTGTGCAGTTCAGGAACGGCGTTGACTACGCTGCTGAGCCTCACTCCACCGTCGTACCCGGGCCGTTTAGCGCGCCGCGCAACAGCGGTTTCCGCAAGGCGTACGAGTCAATGGCAGACAAGGGCAACACGACCGTCGGCGCCCTCCTAGAGAAGCGCTATGACACCCTCAGGGCCGCTGACGCCCTCACGCCGGAagagacggaggagctgaGCCAGTTTGAGGATGGCCCAGATGCGAAGCTGACCGGCGCTGAGCGGCAGAAGTGGTTCTCGAATTACTTCCAGAAGCTGTGTGAGGCTTCAACGAACGGACCGGGCGACCAGATGGAGCGcctgcagtcgctgcagcagcaggccggGATTCCGCTCTCGATTCTGCTCTCCCTGATGGGGGAGCAGACGCAGTAG